The DNA segment ACTCCGCGCTCGTCACGAAGATCGCCGTCGACCCCGTGGCCGGGAGCACCGGGATGAGCGTCAATTTCGTCTCCGTGGAGAGAGCATGAGCGTCCCGAAAAAGCGCTACGCGATGACCGTAGACACCCGGCTGTGCGTCGGGTGCAAAGCCTGCGTCCTCTCCTGCAAGGCAGAGAACGACGTCCCGGACGGCTTCTGCCGCGACTGGATCGTCGAGGACGTGCGCGGGGAGTTCCCGCTGCTCGCCGCCGAGATCCGGTCCGAGCGCTGCAATCACTGCTCCGACGCCCCGTGCGTGAAGAACTGCCCGACCGGCGCGAGCCACGTGAACGAGGGCGGGGCCGTCCTCGTGACCCACGGCAAGTGCTCGGGCTGCAAGGCGTGCATCGCGGCCTGCCCGTACGACGCGCGTTTCGTGAACCCGAAGGGCTACATCGACAAGTGCACGTTCTGCCTCCACCGCGTGCAGGTGGGCGTCCTCCCCGCGTGCGTCACCGTCTGCCCGACCCGGACGCTCGCCTTCGGCGACCTGAACGACCCCGAGTCGCCGGTCGCGATGAACCTCTCCTCGCGCCGCTGGAAGGTCAACCACCCCGAGAGCGGCGCCCAGCCGAACCTCTACTTCCTGCTGTGAGGGCCTCACGATGACGCCTCAGCTTCTCGAGACCGTCACCACCCGCGCGAACGCGCAGATCGACCCGTCCCTCCACGTCTGGGGCTGGGAGATCACGGTCTACCTCTTCCTCGGCGGGATCGTCGCGGGGATCCTCATTCTCACGGCCGCCCTCGAGCTCGCCTCGGGCACGCGGCCGCTCTCGCGCGGCCTGCGCCTCGCGCCCTTCGCCGCGCTCGCGCTCTTGTCGCTCGGCATGTTCGCGCTGTGGCTCGACCTCGCGCACCGGCTCTGGGCGTGGCGCTTCTACGCGGTCTTCCGCCCGACGTCGCCCATGTCGTGGGGCGCGTGGATTCTGTGGCTCGTCTATCCGGTGGGCCTGGCGTTGGGACTTGGGTCTCTAGGGAGCGATGAGCGGGGAGCCCTTCGAAGGTGGGTGCCGGAAGTCCTCAGAAGCGCATTCGAAGGAACTCTCGCTTTCGCGGACAAGAGGCGCCGGTCGATTCTCATCGCCGCGGTGCTGGTCGGAACGGGCCTCGGCCTCTACACGGGCCTCCTCCTCGGCACGATGCCGTCGCGCCTCGCGTGGAACAGCGCCGTCCTCGGGCCGCTCTTCCTCGCGTCTGGCGTCTCGACGGGCGCCGCGTCCCTTCTTCTCCTCCGCCTCGACGACGCGGAGCGAAAGACGCTCGTGCGCTGGGACGCGATCGCGATCGGCGCCGAGCTCGCCCTGATCGTCCTCCTGCTCCTCGGCTGGGCGACGTCGGGCGAGGCGGGCCGTTTCGCGGCACGGAGCTTCCTCGGCGGACCGTACACCGCCGTCTTCTGGTCCCTCGTCGTCGTGACGGGGCTCCTCGTCCCGCTCGCCATGGAGTTTCTCGAGTCCCGGCGGCACCTGAGGTTCATTGCCCTCGTCCCCGTCCTGATCCTCACGGGCGGTCTCGCTCTCCGCTGGATCCTGCTCGCCGCCGGCCAGGCCTCGGCCTTCCGGCTCCTCCATTGAAAGAGGTGAAGGCCATGTCCGAACGCCCCTTCTGGAATCCCTATGTCGCGGGGGTCGTCCTCGGCCTCGTCCTCCTCGGCTCGTTTCTCGTCATGGGCTTCGGCCTCGGCTCGTCCGGCGCCGTCACCCGCTTCGCGGTCGCGGGCGCTCACCTCGTGGCGCCGAAGGCGGTCGAGACGAACGCGTACTTCTCGCAGTACTACGGGCCTGGCAAGCACGTCCTCGAGGACTGGCTCGTGTTCGAGGTCCTCGGGGTCTTCCTCGGCGGCGCCCTCGGCGCGTACTCGGCCGGGCGCATGAAGCTCGGCATCGACAAGGGCGCGCACACGACCACGGCCCGGCGCCTCGTGCTCGCCGTGCTCGGCGGCGTCGCGATGGGTTTCGCGGCGCGCCTCGCGCGCGGCTGCACCTCGGGCCAGGCGCTCACGGGCGGCGCGGCCCTTTCGCTCGGCTCGTGGGTCTTCATGATGGCGGTTTTCACCGGCGGCTACCTCGTCGCCCCGCTCGTGAGGAGGGAATGGCGATGACGTTCCCGCTCTACCCCCACGGCCTCTTCGGGACCTACACCGGGCTCCTCGTCGGGACGCTCGTCGGCGTCGCATTCGGGTTCGTGCTCGAGCGCGCCGGGTTCGGGCGCGCGCGGAACCTCGCGGCCCAGTTCTACCTGACGGACCTGCGCGTCCTGAAGGTCATGTTCAGCGCGATCGTCACGGCCCTCGTCGGGATGACGGTGCTCGCGGGCGTCGGCGTCCTCGACCTCTCCCTGATCACCGTGCCCGAGACGTTCCTGTGGCCGCAGCTCGTCGGCGGCCTCCTCCTCGGCGCCGGCTTCATCGTGTCGGGCTACTGCCCCGGAACGGGCGTCGTCGCGATCGCATCGGGCAATCTCGACGGCGTCTTCGCGATCGGCGGCGTCATGATCGGCTCGCTCGCGTTCGGCGTCGGGTACGGCCCCCTCGAGAGCTTCTACAAGAGCGGGGCGATGGGCGCCGTGCGGATCGACGCGCTGCTCGGCGTGCCCGCCGCGGTCGTCGCGGCTGCCGTCGTCGCGATGGCGGTCGGGGCGTTCCTCGGAGGCGAGAAGCTCGAGGCGATCTTCGCGCCGCGGCAGGGCGAGCTCGTTCCGGCCTCGCCCGCGGGCGTGAAGATGCGCGTGTTCTCGGGCTTCGCGGTCGTCGCCGCGCTCGCGCTTTTCGCCCTTGCGCTCCCGGCGCGGCACACGGTTGCGGCGTCAAAGGCGGTCCGGCCGATCACCGCGGCCGACCTCGGCCGGGAGCTCGTCGCTTCCCCGGACTCCTGGTGGGTCGTGGATCTGCGCCCGGATTCGGAAGCCGGCAAGGGCCGGCTGCCCGGCGCGATGGTCGTCTCGGAAAAGGAAGTCGCCTCCGCGGCGGGCCTCGCGGCGACACGTTCTCTCGTCGTTTATTCGCAGGGCGACCTCGAGGCCCCGCCCGCGGCGGTCCTGAAGTTCGCGGGCGAGGTCTTCCTCTTGAAGGGCGGCTACGACGCCTGGAAGGCCGACGTCCTCACGGCGCCGAGGCCCCCCGAGAACCCCACGGCCGCGCAGATCTCCGACTTCCGGACCCGCGCGGCCCTCAACGCGTACTTCACCGGCGCCGCCACCGTGGCGGCGCCCACGCTCACCGCGCCGCGCCCCATGGCGGCGCCGGTCACCGCCCCGAAAAAGGGCGGAGGCTGCTGATTCCATCGCGGGCCTCACGGCCCGCCTTTTTTTCGAGAGGAGTGCCCAGATGAAGACCCGGATCGGCATCGCGCTCGTCGCGCTGCTCGCCCTCGCCGCCGCCCCCGCGCTCGCGACGGACGGCTACTTCCAGCTCGGCTACGGCACCCAGCAGAATGGCATGGCCGGTGCGGGCGTCGCCCTGTCCCTCAACACGATGTCTCCGGCGACGAACCCGGCGGCCAACGCGTGGGTGACGGGCTACGACCTGAACGTCGCCGTCTTCAACCCGAACCGCCAGTTCACGGTCACGGGCTCGCCGTCCGGCTACCCGGGCACGTTCGGCCTGGCGCCTGGCGAGGTGAAGAGCGGCAACTCGTGGTTCGTCGTGCCGGGGATCGGCGCGAACTGGAAGCTGAACGACGCGATGACGCTCGGCGTCGCGATCTACGGCAACGGCGGGATGAACACGGCGTACGACGCGTCGGTCTTCTACGCGGGGCGTACGGGCGTGGACCTCATGCAGCTCTTCGTGGCGCCGACGTTCACGTACAAGGTCGCGAAGGACCACGCGTTCGGCGTGAGCCCGATCCTCGCCTGGCAGCGCTTCCAGGCCGAGGGCGTCGGGAGCTTCGCTCCGTACTCGTCCTCGCCCGGAAACCTCTCGAACAACGCCCACAATTCCGCCCTGGGCTGGGGAGTGCGCGTCGGGTACATGGGCAAGCTCGCGCCCTGGCTCTCGATCGGCGGCTCGTACCAGACCAAGATGACGATGGCGGAGTTCGACAGCTACGCGGGCCTCTTCGCCGAGCAGGGCGGCTTCGACATCCCCTCGAACTGGACGGTGGGCGTCGCGCTCAAGCCCACCGAGTGCTTCACGATCGCCTTCGACGTCCAGCAGATCTATTACAGCGAAACCAAGTCGATCGGAAACACGCTTCTCCCGAACCTCATGACGGCGCGGCTCGGAGACGACGGCGGAGCGGGCTTCGGCTGGAAGGACGTCACGGTCTACAAGGCCGGCCTCCAGTACGCCGTGACCCCGACGTTCACGATCCGCGCGGGCTACGCCTGGGCGGAGCAGCCCATTCCCGCGTCCGAAGTCCTCTTCAACATCCTGGCCCCCGGCGTCATCGAGCAGCACATCACCGCGGGCATCAGCGCCAGCGTCTCCGAGAAATCCAAGCTGCACTTCTCCGTCGTCCGGGCGCTCGAGCATTCCGTCACCGGCCCGAACCCCCTCGAGGTTCCCGGCAAGCAGACGATCGAGCTGAAGATGGATCAGTGGATCTTCGACCTCGGCGTGTCGTTCGGGTTCTGAGGCTCGCGTGACGCGCTCGCTCGCATCCTTCGCCCTCGCCGCCCTTCTCGCGCTGCCCGCGTCCGCGGCGGGCGTCGAGAAGGCCCAGGGCGTTTACGTGACGCTCCTCTCGGGCCTCAAGGCGGACGTCGGTGAGACGTCTGCAAAGGCGGAGTCGGCGCTCAAGGGCGCCGGCTTTGCCGTTCTCGCGAGCTTCGACAACGGCGTCCCACCGGGCTGCAAGGCGGCGGCGCGGACGATCGTCATCGCCTCCGAGCCGTGGGCCGCCGAGGTGATCTCGGGTGGCGGCGACAAGGCCTTCGGCCTTCCGATGCGCGTCGCAGTGTTTTCCGACGCGTCGGGCGTCAGCGTCTCCGTCGTAAACCCCGTTTCTCTTCTCAGGACGTTCTATGGCTCCGATGTGAAGGACGCGGCGGCCCTGAAGGCCGTCGAGGCCGTCGCGGCCGCGCTCGCTCCGCTCGGGACGGTCTCGCCGAAGCAGGCCGGCCAGATGCGCGACAGCGGGGCGATCGGCGGGATGGGCGGAGGCGCGTTCCCGGACAAGGTCGTCCCGATCCTCGCGCCGGGCAAGGCGCCCGCGGAGGTGGCCGAGGCGATCAGAGCCGGCGTCGCCGACGCGGCCGGCTGGCACACCGTTTACGCCTACAAGGCCTCGGACGACGTGTTCGTCGTCGGTCTCACGAACGCGAAGACGGAAGGCCGCGCGTTCGGAATCGCGGGAGAGAAGCGGGCGACGCAGGCCAACCCGTTCCCGGGCCTCGACCACGCGGCGGCGTTCCCGATCGAGGTCGTCGTCACGAAGAAGGGCGCCGGCAGCTCCGTCACGCTCCTCAAGGAGATGTGGCGGATGAAGCTCTACTTCGAAGACGCCGGAAACTGGGCGTTCATGAAGAACATGCAGATGCCCGGCGACATCCAGAACGAGATCGAGGCGGCCGTCCGCAAGGCCGTGCCCTGATACGAGAGACCCCAGACGCGAGTGGAACAACCGCTGAAATCCACGCACCTTCTCGGAATGACGCTGCTGCCGTGACGAAGAAGTGCCTCGATTGCCACGACAAGGAGGCCGCGCGGCTGACGGAGCGCCTGCGCCAGTCCACTCTTGGGTACTTCGACATGCTCACCATCTACATCGGCCAGAAGCTGGGCCTGTACGAGGCCCTCGCCGCGGCCGGCCCGCTCACCTCGGCCGAACTGGCCTCGCGGACCGATACCCACCCGCGGTACGTGCGCGAATGGCTGGAACAGCAGGCGGTCGGCGGGCTGCTCGCCGTCGACGATCCCGAGGCGCCGCACGAGAGCCGGCACTACCGGCTACCCGCGGGCCATGGCCGCGTGCTCGTCGAGCGTGACGACCCGAGCTGGCAAGGCACGCGCCCGCACAGCCTGCTCCCGTTGGCCCGTCAGATGCCCGCGCTGCTGGACGCGTTTCGACGGGGCGGCGGCCTCTCGCCTGTCGACCACGATGACGACTCGCGGATGGCCCAAGCTTCGCTCGGCCGGGTCGCGTATTTGTCGTCGATGGGCGACTGGATCGCGGCTCTGCCGGACGTAGATGCCCGAC comes from the Acidobacteriota bacterium genome and includes:
- a CDS encoding 4Fe-4S dicluster domain-containing protein, whose translation is MSVPKKRYAMTVDTRLCVGCKACVLSCKAENDVPDGFCRDWIVEDVRGEFPLLAAEIRSERCNHCSDAPCVKNCPTGASHVNEGGAVLVTHGKCSGCKACIAACPYDARFVNPKGYIDKCTFCLHRVQVGVLPACVTVCPTRTLAFGDLNDPESPVAMNLSSRRWKVNHPESGAQPNLYFLL
- the nrfD gene encoding polysulfide reductase NrfD produces the protein MTPQLLETVTTRANAQIDPSLHVWGWEITVYLFLGGIVAGILILTAALELASGTRPLSRGLRLAPFAALALLSLGMFALWLDLAHRLWAWRFYAVFRPTSPMSWGAWILWLVYPVGLALGLGSLGSDERGALRRWVPEVLRSAFEGTLAFADKRRRSILIAAVLVGTGLGLYTGLLLGTMPSRLAWNSAVLGPLFLASGVSTGAASLLLLRLDDAERKTLVRWDAIAIGAELALIVLLLLGWATSGEAGRFAARSFLGGPYTAVFWSLVVVTGLLVPLAMEFLESRRHLRFIALVPVLILTGGLALRWILLAAGQASAFRLLH
- a CDS encoding YeeE/YedE family protein, giving the protein MSERPFWNPYVAGVVLGLVLLGSFLVMGFGLGSSGAVTRFAVAGAHLVAPKAVETNAYFSQYYGPGKHVLEDWLVFEVLGVFLGGALGAYSAGRMKLGIDKGAHTTTARRLVLAVLGGVAMGFAARLARGCTSGQALTGGAALSLGSWVFMMAVFTGGYLVAPLVRREWR
- a CDS encoding YeeE/YedE family protein — translated: MTFPLYPHGLFGTYTGLLVGTLVGVAFGFVLERAGFGRARNLAAQFYLTDLRVLKVMFSAIVTALVGMTVLAGVGVLDLSLITVPETFLWPQLVGGLLLGAGFIVSGYCPGTGVVAIASGNLDGVFAIGGVMIGSLAFGVGYGPLESFYKSGAMGAVRIDALLGVPAAVVAAAVVAMAVGAFLGGEKLEAIFAPRQGELVPASPAGVKMRVFSGFAVVAALALFALALPARHTVAASKAVRPITAADLGRELVASPDSWWVVDLRPDSEAGKGRLPGAMVVSEKEVASAAGLAATRSLVVYSQGDLEAPPAAVLKFAGEVFLLKGGYDAWKADVLTAPRPPENPTAAQISDFRTRAALNAYFTGAATVAAPTLTAPRPMAAPVTAPKKGGGC
- a CDS encoding outer membrane protein transport protein, which codes for MKTRIGIALVALLALAAAPALATDGYFQLGYGTQQNGMAGAGVALSLNTMSPATNPAANAWVTGYDLNVAVFNPNRQFTVTGSPSGYPGTFGLAPGEVKSGNSWFVVPGIGANWKLNDAMTLGVAIYGNGGMNTAYDASVFYAGRTGVDLMQLFVAPTFTYKVAKDHAFGVSPILAWQRFQAEGVGSFAPYSSSPGNLSNNAHNSALGWGVRVGYMGKLAPWLSIGGSYQTKMTMAEFDSYAGLFAEQGGFDIPSNWTVGVALKPTECFTIAFDVQQIYYSETKSIGNTLLPNLMTARLGDDGGAGFGWKDVTVYKAGLQYAVTPTFTIRAGYAWAEQPIPASEVLFNILAPGVIEQHITAGISASVSEKSKLHFSVVRALEHSVTGPNPLEVPGKQTIELKMDQWIFDLGVSFGF